One Channa argus isolate prfri chromosome 15, Channa argus male v1.0, whole genome shotgun sequence DNA segment encodes these proteins:
- the LOC137099798 gene encoding uncharacterized protein isoform X1 — MEIFTWISDCCACMSEAAADIDADIDADIDADIDMDIDIDVGDILSAVGERAGTSVNTTHRQCTIKIKNNSSDYKLMDPRNYTYSGSCKKPLPATISVSSSGTGLFIKAPHTASGSVGVFTYDLYQNSTKQNRGKMAVMFSNPFDFNLYSNWFAVGVFDMNKQCDYDLYNEMYYNEVNGFVRSEAKCGSLTYTSEGVTIRATMSDSYQPVIKVQLSDD; from the exons ATGGAGATTTTTACTTGGATAAGTGATTGCTGTGCTTGCATGTCAGAAGCTGCTGCGGACATTGATGCGGACATTGATGCGGACATTGATGCGGACATTGATATGGACATTGATATAGACGTAG GTGATATTCTTTCTGCTGTTGGAGAAAGAGCTGGGACCTCGGTGAATACCACACATCGCCAGTGCACCATCAAGATTAAGAATAACTCCTCTGACTACAAGCTGATGGACCCCAG GAACTACACTTACAGTGGCTCCTGTAAGAAGCCTTTGCCGGCTACTATTAGTGTTTCCAGCTCTGGCACAGGTCTGTTCATCAAAGCTCCTCACACAGCCAGTGGATCTGTTGGAGTCTTCACCTATGATCTCTACCAGAACTCCACTAAACAGAACAGGGGAAAAATGGCCGTCATGTTCTCTAATCCCTTTGACTTTAACCTGTACTCTAACTGGTTTGCAGTGGGAGTGTTTGACATGAACAAACAGTGTGACTATGATCTCTATAATGAGATGTATTACAATGAAGTAAATGGGTTTGTTAGAAGTGAAGCCAAATGTGGCAGCCTGACTTATACAAGCGAGGGAGTCACCATCAGAGCCACCATGTCAGACAGTTACCAACCTGTCATCAAGGTTCAGCTGTCTGATGATTGA
- the LOC137099798 gene encoding DELTA-sagatoxin-Srs1a-like isoform X2, with translation MDIDIDVGDILSAVGERAGTSVNTTHRQCTIKIKNNSSDYKLMDPRNYTYSGSCKKPLPATISVSSSGTGLFIKAPHTASGSVGVFTYDLYQNSTKQNRGKMAVMFSNPFDFNLYSNWFAVGVFDMNKQCDYDLYNEMYYNEVNGFVRSEAKCGSLTYTSEGVTIRATMSDSYQPVIKVQLSDD, from the exons ATGGACATTGATATAGACGTAG GTGATATTCTTTCTGCTGTTGGAGAAAGAGCTGGGACCTCGGTGAATACCACACATCGCCAGTGCACCATCAAGATTAAGAATAACTCCTCTGACTACAAGCTGATGGACCCCAG GAACTACACTTACAGTGGCTCCTGTAAGAAGCCTTTGCCGGCTACTATTAGTGTTTCCAGCTCTGGCACAGGTCTGTTCATCAAAGCTCCTCACACAGCCAGTGGATCTGTTGGAGTCTTCACCTATGATCTCTACCAGAACTCCACTAAACAGAACAGGGGAAAAATGGCCGTCATGTTCTCTAATCCCTTTGACTTTAACCTGTACTCTAACTGGTTTGCAGTGGGAGTGTTTGACATGAACAAACAGTGTGACTATGATCTCTATAATGAGATGTATTACAATGAAGTAAATGGGTTTGTTAGAAGTGAAGCCAAATGTGGCAGCCTGACTTATACAAGCGAGGGAGTCACCATCAGAGCCACCATGTCAGACAGTTACCAACCTGTCATCAAGGTTCAGCTGTCTGATGATTGA